One genomic window of Micrococcus flavus includes the following:
- a CDS encoding dienelactone hydrolase family protein: MAQIILFHHARGLTEGVRALAEQITAAGGHTVHTPDLFDGHVFATAEEGLAYVEQMGRDEFMTRAMRACAEHKEASVVAGISLGVMPAWKAAQTAPGFRACIALSAALPLNAYAPLWQPHTALQIHLAAEDPWVKEEDLPAARAYAATAEHPDNPADLFEYATDRHLFMDSSTEDHDPELTEVVVQRVVELLA, from the coding sequence ATGGCACAGATCATCCTCTTCCACCACGCCCGCGGCCTCACCGAGGGCGTACGCGCCCTCGCCGAGCAGATCACCGCCGCCGGCGGCCACACCGTGCACACCCCGGACCTGTTCGACGGACACGTGTTCGCCACCGCCGAGGAGGGCCTGGCGTACGTGGAGCAGATGGGCCGGGACGAGTTCATGACCCGTGCCATGCGGGCCTGCGCCGAGCACAAGGAGGCGTCCGTCGTCGCCGGCATCAGCCTGGGCGTCATGCCCGCGTGGAAGGCCGCGCAGACCGCCCCGGGCTTCCGCGCGTGCATCGCGCTCTCCGCCGCCCTGCCCCTCAACGCGTACGCCCCGCTGTGGCAGCCGCACACCGCCCTGCAGATCCACCTCGCCGCCGAGGACCCGTGGGTCAAGGAGGAGGACCTGCCCGCCGCCCGCGCCTACGCCGCCACGGCCGAGCATCCGGACAACCCCGCCGACCTCTTCGAGTACGCCACGGACCGGCACCTGTTCATGGACTCCTCCACCGAGGACCACGACCCGGAGCTCACCGAGGTGGTCGTCCAGCGGGTCGTCGAGCTGCTGGCCTGA
- a CDS encoding gamma-glutamyltransferase family protein: MDRYPTRRSPVYGDDVVASSSPLAATAAQDVLREGGSAADAAVAGAMALTVVEPTNNGIGGDLLALVWDGERLHALNASGRSPRAWTPEHFAGRTEMPRRGWDSVTVPGAVAGWRALSDRFGRLPFARLGEAAVDHAERGWLVPTIVAQDWARAATVLADQPEFGATFAPGGRAPAEGERVRLPDHAATLREIVVTGGESFYRGALAEQIAAHAAAGGGLLTAEDLAAHEVEWTEPVSASWGGHELYEVPPNSQGLAALVAAAVLEELGAADLDPDAPATVHLQVEAMKQALAVLHAEVADPAWMRTSVEELLAPEHVAALAARVDPERASGAVSRPPTAGGTVYLSVGDRHGMMVSLIQSNYYGFGSGLVVPGTGITLNDRGAGFTLQPGHPNEVAGGKRPLNTIIPGFLTRGGEPVAAFGVMGGPMQPQGHVQVMHRLMAGQSVQEALDAPRWFVEGSGELKLEAGWGDDVAHAVTAMGHPVTRTPVGDRTYGGGQAVLRLPGGGYAGGSDPRKDGHAASR; the protein is encoded by the coding sequence ATGGACCGCTATCCCACCCGCCGCAGCCCCGTGTACGGCGACGACGTCGTCGCCTCCTCCTCGCCCCTGGCCGCCACCGCGGCGCAGGACGTGCTCCGAGAGGGCGGCTCGGCCGCCGACGCCGCCGTGGCCGGGGCCATGGCCCTCACCGTGGTGGAGCCCACGAACAACGGGATCGGCGGGGACCTGCTGGCGCTCGTGTGGGACGGGGAGCGCCTGCACGCCCTCAACGCTTCCGGCCGCAGCCCGCGCGCGTGGACGCCCGAGCACTTCGCCGGCCGCACCGAGATGCCCCGCCGCGGCTGGGACTCGGTGACGGTGCCCGGGGCGGTGGCCGGGTGGCGGGCGCTGTCCGACCGGTTCGGACGGCTGCCCTTCGCCCGGCTCGGCGAGGCCGCCGTGGACCACGCCGAGCGGGGCTGGCTCGTGCCGACCATCGTGGCGCAGGACTGGGCGCGGGCCGCCACGGTGCTCGCGGACCAACCGGAGTTCGGGGCGACGTTCGCGCCCGGCGGCCGCGCCCCGGCCGAGGGGGAGCGGGTCCGCCTCCCGGACCACGCCGCCACCCTGCGGGAGATCGTGGTCACCGGCGGGGAGAGCTTCTACCGCGGCGCCCTGGCCGAGCAGATCGCCGCGCACGCCGCGGCCGGCGGAGGGCTGCTCACCGCGGAGGACCTCGCCGCGCACGAGGTCGAGTGGACCGAGCCAGTCTCCGCGTCCTGGGGCGGGCACGAGCTGTACGAGGTGCCCCCGAACAGCCAGGGCCTGGCGGCGCTGGTGGCCGCCGCCGTGCTCGAGGAGCTCGGCGCCGCGGACCTCGACCCGGACGCCCCCGCCACCGTGCACCTGCAGGTGGAGGCCATGAAGCAGGCGCTCGCGGTGCTGCATGCGGAGGTCGCGGATCCGGCCTGGATGCGCACCTCCGTCGAGGAGCTGCTGGCGCCGGAGCACGTGGCGGCGCTCGCGGCACGGGTGGACCCGGAGCGGGCCTCGGGCGCGGTGTCCCGCCCGCCCACGGCCGGCGGCACCGTGTACCTGAGCGTCGGAGACCGGCACGGGATGATGGTCTCCCTCATCCAGTCCAACTACTACGGCTTCGGCTCCGGTCTGGTGGTCCCGGGCACCGGGATCACCCTGAACGACCGCGGAGCGGGCTTCACCCTCCAGCCGGGCCATCCCAACGAGGTGGCCGGCGGCAAGCGGCCGCTGAACACGATCATCCCCGGCTTCCTCACCCGGGGTGGGGAGCCGGTGGCGGCGTTCGGCGTGATGGGCGGGCCCATGCAGCCGCAGGGGCACGTGCAGGTGATGCACCGGCTGATGGCGGGGCAGAGCGTGCAGGAGGCGCTGGACGCGCCCCGCTGGTTCGTGGAGGGCTCCGGGGAGCTGAAGCTGGAGGCGGGCTGGGGCGACGACGTCGCACACGCCGTGACGGCGATGGGTCACCCCGTGACGCGCACGCCGGTGGGGGACCGGACCTACGGGGGCGGGCAGGCGGTGCTGCGGCTGCCGGGCGGCGGCTACGCGGGCGGCTCCGACCCGCGCAAGGACGGGCACGCCGCGTCGCGGTGA
- a CDS encoding MFS transporter, with protein MDFGAYGRLLRDPRIRNLLAVGFIARFPHTAAGVVLTLHVAVTLGLGYGQAGLAAAAMTLGIACGSPWRGRAIDAKGLRRALLPSVVVEALVWPLVPWLPFGWMLLAVFVAGLFAVPIFSVVRQGLGVLTRGPERQTAFALDSIITETIFMMGPALGAVVAATWSSALGLTIIGLSGALGGVLLMWFDPPTRSSQLAPDDPAAQDPYTAEQDREQAVAQSVHAAPMHLDTAAPDLATGAMPVVTDALPIVTGALPVIAADGSGVAGASRAPGDAGDLPSVDGRLTRGERWRLWRTRHFGWVTREALGVLLVSFAAGIGLVGAEVTMVAELERAGQAASVGLVYAFWCGASAIGGLFYGAWGRQLPPALLMGLFAVALLPMAFVDGLWPLALASIPSGLLTAPALAAASSRLSLLVAEERRGEAMGYYGSAMTAGAALGAPTVGLVIDAVSPAAGYVYAAAVGGVLVAVAGALTALRTRRAPR; from the coding sequence GTGGACTTCGGAGCGTACGGACGGCTGTTGAGGGACCCGCGGATCCGGAACCTGCTGGCCGTCGGGTTCATCGCGCGGTTCCCGCACACCGCGGCGGGCGTGGTGCTCACCCTGCACGTGGCGGTGACCCTGGGCCTGGGCTACGGCCAGGCCGGCCTGGCGGCGGCGGCCATGACGCTGGGCATCGCGTGCGGCTCGCCGTGGCGCGGCCGGGCGATCGACGCGAAGGGCCTGCGCCGGGCGCTGCTGCCCTCCGTGGTGGTCGAGGCCCTCGTGTGGCCGCTCGTGCCGTGGCTGCCGTTCGGCTGGATGCTGCTGGCCGTGTTCGTCGCGGGCCTGTTCGCCGTCCCGATCTTCTCCGTGGTCCGCCAGGGCCTGGGGGTGCTCACCCGCGGTCCGGAGCGGCAGACCGCGTTCGCGCTGGACTCGATCATCACGGAGACCATCTTCATGATGGGTCCGGCCCTGGGCGCGGTGGTGGCCGCCACGTGGTCGAGTGCGCTCGGGCTGACGATCATCGGGCTCTCCGGCGCGCTCGGCGGCGTCCTGCTGATGTGGTTCGACCCGCCCACGCGCTCCTCCCAGCTCGCCCCGGACGACCCCGCCGCGCAGGACCCGTACACCGCGGAGCAGGACCGCGAGCAGGCCGTGGCCCAGTCCGTGCACGCCGCCCCGATGCACCTGGACACCGCCGCCCCGGACCTGGCCACCGGGGCGATGCCGGTGGTCACGGACGCCCTGCCGATCGTCACCGGCGCGCTGCCGGTGATCGCGGCGGACGGGTCCGGCGTCGCCGGTGCGTCCCGCGCCCCCGGCGACGCCGGCGACCTCCCCTCCGTGGACGGGCGCCTCACCCGCGGTGAGCGCTGGCGCCTGTGGCGGACGCGCCACTTCGGCTGGGTCACCCGGGAGGCGCTGGGCGTCCTCCTGGTCTCGTTCGCGGCCGGGATCGGGCTCGTGGGCGCGGAGGTCACCATGGTGGCCGAGCTCGAACGGGCCGGTCAGGCCGCGTCGGTGGGACTGGTGTACGCGTTCTGGTGCGGGGCCTCGGCGATCGGCGGGCTCTTCTACGGGGCGTGGGGCCGCCAGCTGCCTCCGGCGCTGCTCATGGGCCTGTTCGCGGTGGCCCTGCTGCCGATGGCGTTCGTGGACGGGCTGTGGCCGCTCGCCCTGGCCTCCATCCCCTCGGGCCTGCTGACGGCGCCGGCGCTCGCCGCGGCGTCGTCGCGGCTGTCCCTGCTGGTGGCGGAGGAGCGGCGCGGCGAGGCGATGGGCTACTACGGCTCCGCCATGACCGCCGGCGCCGCCCTCGGCGCCCCCACGGTGGGCCTGGTGATCGACGCCGTGTCCCCGGCCGCCGGGTACGTCTACGCCGCCGCCGTCGGCGGGGTCCTCGTGGCCGTGGCCGGTGCGCTGACCGCGCTGCGGACCCGGCGCGCGCCCCGCTGA
- a CDS encoding LURP-one-related/scramblase family protein has translation MHAFDAGLLASVDSLALQQVSSLMSNDMQVLGPDGEVVAVVETVGGGLGRMLMGSRSFVVRDGADGRVLLRIEDIATFGRDRMQILDAEGLPLANLRREVAFFRTSVSVEVVDGTAFTVEGNLWDHDYRMLAGDREIARATAEWGGFMKALAGLSRYRLALDPAMPPVVRCAVLGTAVGLDLIREKDRRRD, from the coding sequence ATGCACGCCTTCGACGCCGGGCTCCTCGCCTCCGTGGACAGCCTCGCCCTCCAGCAGGTCAGCTCTCTGATGTCCAACGACATGCAGGTCCTGGGGCCGGACGGGGAGGTGGTCGCCGTCGTCGAGACCGTGGGCGGCGGTCTCGGCCGGATGCTGATGGGCAGCCGCAGCTTCGTGGTCCGGGACGGGGCCGACGGGCGCGTCCTGTTGCGGATCGAGGACATCGCCACGTTCGGCCGGGACCGCATGCAGATCCTCGACGCCGAGGGGCTCCCGCTGGCGAACCTGCGACGCGAGGTGGCGTTCTTCCGCACCTCCGTCAGCGTGGAGGTCGTCGACGGGACGGCCTTCACCGTGGAGGGCAACCTGTGGGACCACGACTACCGCATGCTCGCCGGGGACCGCGAGATCGCCCGCGCCACCGCCGAGTGGGGCGGGTTCATGAAGGCCCTCGCTGGGCTCTCACGGTACCGCCTCGCCCTCGACCCGGCCATGCCGCCCGTGGTGCGCTGCGCGGTGCTGGGCACCGCCGTGGGACTGGACCTGATCCGGGAGAAGGACCGCCGCCGGGACTGA
- a CDS encoding LLM class flavin-dependent oxidoreductase, whose translation MQFGVFTIGDITTDPTDGTVPTEHQRIKDTVRIARHAEQAGFEVFATGQHHNPPFVAPGNPPTLLSYLAAVTERMTLSTATTLITTMDPVRLAEDYAYLQHLADGRVDLTLGRGNTGPVYPWFGKDIRQGIPLAVENYHLLYRLWHEETVDWSGRFRTPLQNFTLTPQPLDGVAPFVWHGSIRSPEIAEQAAYYGDGFFHNNIFWNKEHIIQMVRLYRQRYEYYGHGKAHQAYVGLGGQAYMAKNSQDAVREFRPYFDNAPVYGHGPSLEEFTRMTPLTVGSPQQVIERTLSFRDWVGDYQRQMFLIDHAGLPTDTVLRQIDLFGEEVLPVLRKEFETLKPADVPEAPTHASLVERARRGEAPVPGGAEGSKAHADRQAAREQKAAQESAEAGASR comes from the coding sequence ATGCAGTTCGGCGTCTTCACCATCGGCGACATCACCACCGACCCCACGGACGGCACCGTCCCCACCGAGCACCAGCGCATCAAGGACACCGTCAGGATCGCCCGGCACGCCGAGCAGGCGGGCTTCGAGGTGTTCGCCACCGGTCAGCACCACAACCCGCCCTTCGTGGCGCCCGGCAACCCGCCCACGCTGCTGTCCTACCTGGCGGCCGTGACGGAGAGGATGACCCTCTCCACCGCCACCACACTGATCACCACCATGGACCCGGTGCGCCTGGCCGAGGACTACGCCTACCTCCAGCACCTGGCGGACGGCCGCGTGGACCTCACCCTGGGCCGCGGCAACACCGGCCCCGTGTACCCCTGGTTCGGCAAGGACATCCGCCAGGGCATCCCGCTGGCGGTGGAGAACTACCACCTCCTGTACCGCCTGTGGCACGAGGAGACCGTGGACTGGTCCGGGAGGTTCCGCACCCCCCTGCAGAACTTCACGCTCACCCCGCAGCCGCTCGACGGCGTCGCGCCCTTCGTGTGGCACGGCTCCATCCGCTCCCCCGAGATCGCCGAGCAGGCCGCGTACTACGGCGACGGCTTCTTCCACAACAACATCTTCTGGAACAAGGAGCACATCATCCAGATGGTGCGCCTCTACCGCCAGCGCTACGAGTACTACGGCCACGGCAAGGCGCACCAGGCCTACGTGGGCCTCGGCGGCCAGGCGTACATGGCCAAGAACTCGCAGGACGCGGTCCGGGAGTTCCGCCCGTACTTCGACAACGCCCCGGTGTACGGCCACGGCCCGTCCCTCGAGGAGTTCACGCGGATGACCCCGCTGACCGTCGGCTCCCCGCAGCAGGTGATCGAGCGCACCCTGTCCTTCCGCGACTGGGTGGGCGACTACCAGCGTCAGATGTTCCTGATCGACCATGCCGGCCTGCCCACGGACACCGTCCTGCGGCAGATCGACCTCTTCGGCGAGGAGGTGCTCCCCGTGCTGCGGAAGGAGTTCGAGACCCTGAAGCCCGCCGACGTCCCCGAGGCCCCGACCCACGCGTCCCTCGTGGAGCGCGCCCGCCGCGGCGAGGCCCCCGTGCCCGGCGGCGCGGAGGGCTCGAAGGCCCACGCCGACCGCCAGGCCGCGCGGGAGCAGAAGGCGGCGCAGGAGTCGGCCGAGGCGGGTGCGTCCCGGTGA
- a CDS encoding CE1759 family FMN reductase, producing the protein MTEPSLTSLRLDAGPAGSAFEATDPFTPQARHIAVVSGGIGEPSQTRMLADALADAATAGLSGHGIVPEVHTLPLRELSVDIGQGMVTTAKSEPLLAALRQVEQADAVIAVSPTFKASYSGLFKAFFDLLEEESLAGVPVLLGATGGTARHSLMIDQAMRPLFAYLKTWIVPTAVFAASDDWGAAGGRPDSTRTTPLDARIRAAGAELADILSRLPARPRAAAEGQTADLEVIPFDRLLNPDA; encoded by the coding sequence GTGACCGAGCCCTCCCTCACGTCCCTCCGTCTCGACGCCGGCCCGGCCGGCTCCGCCTTTGAGGCCACCGACCCGTTCACGCCCCAGGCCCGGCACATCGCCGTCGTCTCGGGCGGCATCGGGGAGCCGTCCCAGACGCGCATGCTGGCCGACGCCCTCGCCGATGCCGCCACGGCCGGGCTCTCCGGTCACGGGATCGTCCCCGAGGTGCACACCCTCCCGCTGCGCGAGCTCTCGGTGGACATCGGCCAGGGGATGGTGACCACCGCCAAGAGCGAGCCGTTGCTGGCCGCCCTGCGGCAGGTCGAGCAGGCCGACGCCGTGATCGCGGTGTCGCCGACCTTCAAGGCGTCCTACTCGGGCCTGTTCAAGGCGTTCTTCGATCTCCTGGAGGAGGAGTCCCTGGCGGGCGTGCCGGTGCTGCTCGGCGCCACCGGCGGAACCGCGCGGCACTCGCTGATGATCGACCAGGCGATGCGCCCGCTCTTCGCCTACCTGAAGACCTGGATCGTCCCGACGGCGGTGTTCGCCGCGTCCGACGACTGGGGCGCGGCGGGCGGCCGGCCCGACTCCACCCGCACCACTCCCCTGGACGCCCGCATCCGGGCGGCCGGCGCCGAGCTGGCCGATATCCTGTCCCGGCTCCCCGCCCGCCCCCGCGCCGCCGCCGAGGGCCAGACCGCCGACCTGGAGGTGATCCCCTTTGACCGACTCCTCAACCCCGACGCCTGA
- a CDS encoding MarR family winged helix-turn-helix transcriptional regulator, which produces MTDSSTPTPEPLAGPAKADAGRWYGSATADHRPADVEKHAWRAYFEATQMLEELLERRLKAECGMTLPDYNLLLLLTESEEGRLRLGELASRMVFSPSRVTYQVKSLVARGLIERRAAERDRRGYEAVLTDAGRSAFRRAAVLHARQVDELFLDRLEPGEAEVLARVFSRVGCALEAHC; this is translated from the coding sequence TTGACCGACTCCTCAACCCCGACGCCTGAGCCCCTCGCCGGACCGGCGAAGGCCGACGCCGGCCGCTGGTACGGCTCCGCCACGGCGGACCACCGCCCCGCGGACGTGGAGAAGCACGCCTGGCGCGCCTACTTCGAGGCCACCCAGATGCTGGAGGAGCTGCTCGAGCGGCGGCTGAAGGCCGAGTGCGGCATGACGCTGCCCGACTACAACCTCCTCCTGCTGCTCACCGAGTCCGAGGAGGGCCGCCTGCGGCTGGGCGAGCTCGCCAGCCGCATGGTCTTCTCACCCTCGCGCGTGACCTACCAGGTGAAGTCACTGGTGGCCCGCGGGCTGATCGAGCGCCGCGCCGCGGAGCGGGACCGCCGCGGCTACGAAGCCGTGCTCACGGACGCGGGCCGCTCGGCCTTCCGCCGCGCGGCCGTGCTCCACGCGCGGCAGGTGGACGAGCTGTTCCTGGACCGCCTGGAGCCCGGCGAGGCCGAGGTGCTCGCCCGGGTGTTCTCGCGGGTGGGGTGCGCCCTCGAGGCGCACTGCTGA
- a CDS encoding SseB family protein — MTPEPRPAAHDDEAPVPVTAPGARELPGHIRAALDRMRDKTAGDNLADTAGVPWEGRDLSGPGVDGSANPLHVFDQDDGTSPAGWTAVMERLTTGAADEAEVTRVLAGIRVFAAVVPTLAVDEADVHERADHTGHGHAADVAHGDKAADVALVTMRAGDGRQALPVFTSVPALTAWNPIARPVAVWLPRACLSAVDEGCDLVVVDAGAEHTYVIRRPAVWALAQQQEWTPAYQDEEIAREIAQVADLVPNLLNLGLAPGSGVPTRTASGAVMAGGGSGVELQIVAMPRRDADAAGVRLMTATLRMLLADLPLLAERADSVEIIVRRP, encoded by the coding sequence GTGACCCCGGAGCCGCGCCCCGCCGCGCACGACGACGAGGCCCCCGTCCCGGTCACCGCACCCGGTGCCCGGGAGCTGCCCGGCCACATCCGCGCCGCCCTGGACCGCATGCGGGACAAGACCGCGGGGGACAACCTCGCCGACACCGCCGGCGTGCCGTGGGAGGGCCGCGACCTCTCCGGCCCCGGCGTGGACGGGTCCGCGAATCCGCTGCACGTGTTCGACCAGGACGACGGCACCAGCCCGGCCGGGTGGACCGCCGTCATGGAGCGCCTGACCACGGGCGCGGCGGACGAGGCCGAGGTGACCCGCGTGCTCGCCGGGATCCGGGTGTTCGCCGCCGTGGTCCCGACGCTGGCCGTGGACGAGGCGGACGTGCACGAGCGTGCCGACCACACCGGGCACGGGCATGCGGCCGACGTCGCCCACGGGGACAAGGCCGCGGACGTGGCGCTGGTGACCATGCGCGCCGGGGACGGCCGACAGGCCCTCCCCGTGTTCACGAGCGTGCCCGCGCTCACGGCGTGGAATCCGATCGCTCGGCCGGTGGCCGTGTGGCTGCCGCGCGCGTGTCTGTCGGCCGTGGACGAGGGGTGCGACCTCGTCGTCGTGGACGCGGGCGCCGAGCACACCTACGTGATCCGCCGCCCCGCGGTGTGGGCGCTGGCCCAGCAGCAGGAGTGGACGCCGGCCTACCAGGACGAGGAGATCGCCCGGGAGATCGCCCAGGTGGCGGACCTCGTGCCGAACCTGCTGAACCTCGGCCTGGCACCGGGCTCGGGCGTGCCCACCCGCACGGCCTCCGGCGCGGTGATGGCCGGGGGCGGCTCGGGCGTCGAGCTGCAGATCGTGGCCATGCCCCGGCGGGACGCCGACGCGGCCGGGGTGCGCCTCATGACGGCGACCCTGCGGATGCTCCTGGCCGACCTCCCGCTGCTCGCGGAGCGCGCGGATTCGGTGGAGATCATCGTCCGGCGTCCCTGA
- the priA gene encoding bifunctional 1-(5-phosphoribosyl)-5-((5-phosphoribosylamino)methylideneamino)imidazole-4-carboxamide isomerase/phosphoribosylanthranilate isomerase PriA — MTPTPRALELLPAVDVQDGQAVRLVQGEAGSATSYGDPLSAAMDWQRAGAEWIHLVDLDAAFGRGDNRDVLRRVVDSMDVKVELSGGIRDDASLEHALEMGAARVNLGTAALEDPEWTARVIERFGDRVAVGLDVRGTTLAARGWTQEGGDLWEVLERLEAAGCARYVVTDVTKDGTLKGPNTELLTQMCDATDKPVVASGGISSLEDVAALAAMVPQGVEGAIMGKALYAGRFSLEQALAVAAGASVAEARERHPFAVAE, encoded by the coding sequence ATGACCCCCACCCCCCGAGCCCTCGAGCTGCTGCCCGCCGTGGACGTGCAGGACGGCCAGGCCGTCCGCCTCGTCCAGGGCGAGGCCGGCTCCGCCACCTCCTACGGCGACCCGCTCTCGGCCGCGATGGATTGGCAGCGCGCCGGCGCCGAGTGGATCCACCTCGTGGACCTGGACGCCGCCTTCGGCCGCGGGGACAACCGGGACGTCCTGCGGCGCGTGGTGGACAGCATGGACGTGAAGGTGGAGCTCTCCGGCGGCATCCGGGACGACGCCTCGCTCGAGCACGCCCTCGAGATGGGCGCCGCCCGCGTGAACCTCGGCACCGCGGCCCTCGAGGACCCGGAGTGGACCGCCCGCGTGATCGAGCGCTTCGGGGACCGCGTGGCCGTCGGCCTGGACGTGCGCGGCACCACCCTGGCCGCCCGCGGCTGGACCCAGGAGGGCGGCGACCTGTGGGAGGTGCTGGAGCGCCTGGAGGCCGCCGGCTGCGCCCGCTACGTGGTCACCGACGTCACCAAGGACGGCACCCTGAAGGGTCCGAACACCGAGCTGCTCACGCAGATGTGCGACGCCACGGACAAGCCCGTGGTCGCCTCCGGCGGCATCTCCTCCCTCGAGGACGTCGCCGCGCTCGCGGCCATGGTCCCGCAGGGCGTCGAGGGCGCCATCATGGGAAAGGCCCTGTACGCCGGCCGCTTCTCCCTGGAGCAGGCGCTCGCGGTGGCCGCCGGCGCGTCCGTGGCGGAGGCGCGTGAACGTCACCCCTTCGCGGTGGCCGAGTGA
- the hisH gene encoding imidazole glycerol phosphate synthase subunit HisH, with protein MAAPTSVPGVRPRVAVLDYGSGNVHSAVRAVERAGAEVQLTRDPDAVLGADGLLVPGVGAYASVMRALTEVGGTRWIGRRVAGGRPVLGICVGHQILFDAGVEHGERTEGMGEWPGLVEALPADVLPHMGWNTVRPPEGSALFAGIEDERFYFVHSYGVLHWEFDQSIAAMRPPQVTWAHHGADFIAAVENGPLSATQFHPEKSGDAGLQLLANWLETL; from the coding sequence ATGGCCGCCCCCACGAGCGTCCCGGGGGTGCGGCCGCGCGTCGCCGTGCTGGACTACGGCTCGGGCAACGTACACTCCGCGGTCCGGGCGGTGGAGCGCGCCGGAGCGGAGGTGCAGCTGACCCGGGACCCGGACGCCGTGCTCGGCGCGGACGGACTGCTCGTGCCCGGCGTCGGAGCCTATGCCTCCGTGATGCGCGCGCTGACGGAGGTCGGCGGCACCCGCTGGATCGGGCGGCGCGTGGCCGGGGGACGGCCGGTGCTGGGCATCTGCGTGGGCCACCAGATCCTCTTCGACGCCGGCGTGGAGCACGGCGAGCGCACCGAGGGCATGGGCGAGTGGCCGGGCCTCGTGGAGGCGCTGCCGGCGGACGTGCTGCCCCACATGGGCTGGAACACCGTCCGCCCGCCCGAGGGATCCGCCCTGTTCGCCGGGATCGAGGACGAGCGGTTCTACTTCGTCCACTCCTACGGCGTGCTGCACTGGGAGTTCGACCAGTCGATCGCCGCCATGCGCCCGCCCCAGGTCACCTGGGCCCACCACGGCGCCGACTTCATCGCCGCCGTGGAGAACGGCCCGCTCTCCGCCACGCAGTTCCACCCCGAGAAGTCCGGGGACGCCGGCCTGCAGCTGCTGGCCAACTGGCTGGAGACCCTCTGA
- the hisB gene encoding imidazoleglycerol-phosphate dehydratase HisB, producing the protein MQRTTSESDVRVELDLDGTGVADISTSVPFYDHMLTALAKHSQMDLTVHATGDTHIDVHHTVEDVAITLGEVLKAALGDKRGIRRFGEASVPLDEALARAVVDVSGRPYLVHEGEPDGQQYHLIGGHFTGSMTRHVFEAITSHAAICLHMDVVRGRDPHHIVEAQFKAFARALRAACEDDPRVTDVPSTKGAL; encoded by the coding sequence ATGCAACGCACCACCAGCGAATCCGACGTCCGCGTCGAGCTGGACCTGGACGGCACCGGCGTCGCGGACATCTCCACCTCGGTGCCGTTCTACGACCACATGCTCACGGCCCTGGCCAAGCACTCCCAGATGGACCTCACGGTCCACGCCACCGGGGACACCCACATCGACGTCCACCACACCGTGGAGGACGTGGCCATCACCCTGGGCGAGGTGCTCAAGGCGGCACTCGGGGACAAGCGGGGCATCCGGCGCTTCGGCGAGGCCTCGGTGCCGCTGGACGAGGCGCTCGCGCGTGCCGTCGTCGACGTGTCCGGCCGTCCCTACCTGGTGCACGAGGGCGAGCCGGACGGGCAGCAGTACCACCTGATCGGCGGCCACTTCACCGGGTCCATGACCCGCCACGTCTTCGAGGCCATCACGTCCCACGCGGCCATCTGCCTGCACATGGACGTGGTGCGCGGCCGGGATCCGCACCACATCGTGGAGGCCCAGTTCAAGGCCTTCGCCCGCGCCCTGCGCGCGGCGTGCGAGGACGACCCCCGCGTCACCGACGTGCCCTCCACCAAGGGCGCCCTCTGA